The proteins below come from a single Lineus longissimus chromosome 5, tnLinLong1.2, whole genome shotgun sequence genomic window:
- the LOC135488115 gene encoding anoctamin-4-like isoform X4 translates to MDPNQDQARPIGFELMNVAGGEGETQPPPVGFEGIAQPAARPPPPGLYPQLDVPASNGLTQGEVGVTLANSDSVQEGTMEEEKKPLPEDTEERYPPASDLNDVKVDTNDEMGERAPLAGDMHGIDVEEAKGYHTMEEYSSQERRGLKVAKETMFFDDGKRRIDYVLAYREDDDDDKFVKKQERRAIYEEGLVELGLELEKEDKKDSQDGKTYYIKLHCPWEVLTRYAELMSMKMPMKIEGQSLENDIEEEGRGCCGKRLPTCFEISEDIIKPDPDYYTTPFNRQRLDMFIIKDQENFFNNSQRSRIAHECLNTTRFDDERSAIGLRKLINSGTYDAVYPLHEPWIKPQVSDPNAENGSFKSDHSLLTAGAENDRHLLYEMWARPKNWYKFQPLDLIRKYYGEKIGIYFTWLGFYTTALIPPSLVGLICFIYGCATVFGNTPSNDICDESGIGNLTMCPMCDLRCPYWRLKESCAYSRLTYLFDNGATVFFAIFMALWATLFLEFWKRREKEIQYDWDVADFEEEEETIRPEYEATVTHKRVNPVTQNLEPYMPVYSRAPRIGGTMLAILFMICLVLAAVFAVIIYRVIIVAVLYAQGDTLIKKYAKLLTTATAALLSLITIMLLNKIYEKIAIFLTNFEQPRTETEFEDKFTSKMFLFQFVNYYSTIFYIAFFKGRLNDYPGSTTFYVAGSYRQEECDPAGCLIELCIQLGITMIGKQAFNNIKELVIPVVMNYIRARKAKKAEKDEKNVYTRWEQDFDLGAQPDLGLFEEYLEMVVQFGFITIFVAAFPLAPLFALINNVIEIRLDAYKFVTQWRRPVAARSQDIGVWMIILKSISYFSVLTNACIIAYTSDFIPKLVYLYEYSPDGKLTGYMNNSLSVFNVTNFQPGSAPEDPRTDIFGTVIYCRYRDYRVGPGEPREYKYSMQYWHIFAAKLAFVLVFEHFVFILKALIDYFVPDMPGNVKAQILREKYLTKTALHDAEALKAKLLRKRMSSSPAAAQIETNM, encoded by the exons GTTTTGAAGGTATCGCCCAGCCTGCAGCAAGGCCCCCACCCCCAGGACTGTACCCCCAGCTCGATGTGCCTGCTAGTAATGGACTTACTCAAG gagAAGTTGGTGTTACGTTAGCCAACAGTGACAGTGTTCAGGAAGGCACCATGGAAGAGGAGAAGAAACCCTTACCAGAAG ATACTGAAGAGAGGTATCCACCTGCCAGTGACCTTAACGACGTCAAGGTCGACACGAATGACGAG ATGGGTGAACGAGCACCGTTAGCTGGTGACATGCATGGCATAGACGTTGAGGAGGCCAAG GGCTATCATACCATGGAGGAATACAGTAGCCAAGAAAGACGAGGACTG aaagtGGCCAAGGAgactatgttctttgatgatgGGAAGAGGAGAATCGATTATGTCTTGGCCTACAGagaagatgacgacgatgacaagtTTGTCAAGAAACAAGAGAGAAGGGCGATCTACGAAGAGGGCCTTGTTGAATTAGGCCTGGAGTTGGAGAAGGAGGACAAGAAG GACTCTCAGGATGGGAAGACCTACTACATCAAACTTCATTGCCCATGGGAAGTCTTGACCCGATATGCTGAGTTGATGAGCATGAAGATGCCTATGAAG ATCGAAGGCCAAAGTCTG GAGAATGACATTGAAGAAGAAGGCAGAGGCTGCTGTGGCAAAAGGTTGCCAACTTGCTTTGAGATTTCGGAAGATATCATCAAGCCTGACCCGGACTACTACACCACGCCATTCAACCGGCAGCGATTGGATAT GTTCATCATCAAAGATCAGGAGAACTTCTTCAACAATTCACAGAGGAGTAGGATTGCTCACGAGTGCCTGAATACCACCAGATTCGATGATGAGAGGTCAGCTATCG GCTTGAGGAAGTTGATCAATTCTGGTACATACGATGCTGTTTACCCGCTACATGAG CCGTGGATTAAACCTCAAGTATCTGACCCAAATGCGGAGAAT GGGTCTTTCAAAAGTGACCACTCTCTTCTTACTGCTGGTGCTGAAAATGATCGACAT CTTTTGTATGAAATGTGGGCACGACCCAAAAACTGGTACAAGTTCCAACCATTGGATCTCATCAG GAAATATTATGGTGAAAAGATCGGCATCTACTTCACATGGCTAGGATTTTATACAACCGCACTTATTCCACCGTCACTAGTAGGCCTCATCTGCTTTATCTACGGCTGTGCTACTGTGTTTGGAAATACACCGAG TAATGATATTTGTGATGAGAGTGGTATCGGCAACTTGACCATGTGCCCAATGTGTGATCTTCGTTGCCCCTACTGGCGCTTGAAGGAGAGTTGCGCATACTCACGATTGACTTACCTGTTTGATAATGGTGCCACTGTCTTCTTTGCCATTTTCATGGCACTCTGGG CCACCTTGTTCCTTGAATTCTGGAAGAGGCGCGAAAAGGAAATTCAATACGATTGGGATGTTGCCGactttgaagaagaagaggagacaATCAGGCCCGAGTATGAGGCGACAGTTACCCATAAGAGGGTCAACCCAGTCACACAGAACCTTGAGCCTTACATGCCTGTCTACTCTCGGGCTCCACGTATTGGTGGTACCATGCTGGCGATTCTCTTCATG ATCTGTCTTGTGCTTGCTGCAGTGTTTGCTGTGATCATCTATCGTGTGATCATTGTGGCTGTTCTGTACGCCCAAGGTGACACCCTCATCAAGAAGTATGCCAAGCTGTTGACGACTGCCACTGCCGCCTTGCTCTCTCTCATCACCATTATGCTCCTCAATAAGATCTATGAAAAGATTGCTATTTTCCTGACAAACTTTG AACAACCGAGGACTGAGACAGAGTTTGAAGACAAGTTCACTAGCAAGATGTTCTTGTTCCAATTTGTCAACTACTACTCAACCATCTTCTACATCGCATTCTTCAAAGGAAG GTTGAATGACTACCCAGGAAGCACTACATTTTATGTTGCTGGTTCCTATCGTCAAGAGGAG TGTGACCCTGCGGGCTGCTTGATCGAGCTCTGCATCCAGCTGGGTATCACCATGATTGGTAAACAGGCCTTCAACAACATCAAGGAATTGGTTATTCC TGTTGTCATGAATTACATCCGTGCGCGCAAGGCAAAGAAGGCTGAAAAGGATGAGAAGAATGTCTACACAAGGTGGGAACAGGACTTTGACCTTGGTGCTCAGCCTGACCTTGGATTGTTTGAGGAGTACCTTGAGATGG TTGTGCAATTTGGTTTCATCACCATCTTCGTGGCTGCTTTTCCACTGGCACCATTGTTTGCTCTCATCAACAATGTCATTGAGATTCGTCTGGACGCTTATAAGTTTGTCACACAGTGGAGGAGACCGGTCGCAGCTCGTTCACAGGATATTG GAGTCTGGATGATAATTCTTAAAAGCATCTCGTACTTCTCTGTCTTAACAAAT GCCTGCATCATTGCCTACACCTCGGACTTCATCCCAAAGCTGGTCTACCTGTACGAGTACAGCCCCGATGGAAAGCTCACTGGCTACATGAACAATTCACTCTCCGTCTTTAATGTGACAAACTTCCAGCCTGGGAGTGCGCCGGAAGATCCACGAACAGATATTTTTGGAACTGTAATATACTGCAG GTACCGTGACTACCGAGTGGGACCTGGTGAGCCACGAGAGTACAAGTATTCGATGCAGTACTGGCACATCTTTGCTGCCAAATTGGCATTTGTTCTTGTCTTTGAG CACTTTGTGTTCATCCTGAAAGCCCTCATCGACTACTTCGTACCCGACATGCCAGGCAATGTCAAGGCCCAGATCCTACGTGAGAAGTACCTGACCAAGACTGCTCTCCACGATGCGGAGGCATTGAAAGCCAAGCTACTACGCAAGAGGATGTCGTCTTCTCCGGCTGCTGCCCAGATAGAGACGAACATGTAG
- the LOC135488115 gene encoding anoctamin-4-like isoform X6: MDPNQDQARPIGFELMNVAGGEGETQPPPVGFEGIAQPAARPPPPGLYPQLDVPASNGLTQGEVGVTLANSDSVQEGTMEEEKKPLPEDTEERYPPASDLNDVKVDTNDEMGERAPLAGDMHGIDVEEAKGYHTMEEYSSQERRGLKVAKETMFFDDGKRRIDYVLAYREDDDDDKFVKKQERRAIYEEGLVELGLELEKEDKKDSQDGKTYYIKLHCPWEVLTRYAELMSMKMPMKENDIEEEGRGCCGKRLPTCFEISEDIIKPDPDYYTTPFNRQRLDMFIIKDQENFFNNSQRSRIAHECLNTTRFDDERSAIGLRKLINSGTYDAVYPLHEPWIKPQVSDPNAENGSFKSDHSLLTAGAENDRHLLYEMWARPKNWYKFQPLDLIRKYYGEKIGIYFTWLGFYTTALIPPSLVGLICFIYGCATVFGNTPSNDICDESGIGNLTMCPMCDLRCPYWRLKESCAYSRLTYLFDNGATVFFAIFMALWATLFLEFWKRREKEIQYDWDVADFEEEEETIRPEYEATVTHKRVNPVTQNLEPYMPVYSRAPRIGGTMLAILFMICLVLAAVFAVIIYRVIIVAVLYAQGDTLIKKYAKLLTTATAALLSLITIMLLNKIYEKIAIFLTNFEQPRTETEFEDKFTSKMFLFQFVNYYSTIFYIAFFKGRLNDYPGSTTFYVAGSYRQEECDPAGCLIELCIQLGITMIGKQAFNNIKELVIPVVMNYIRARKAKKAEKDEKNVYTRWEQDFDLGAQPDLGLFEEYLEMVVQFGFITIFVAAFPLAPLFALINNVIEIRLDAYKFVTQWRRPVAARSQDIGVWMIILKSISYFSVLTNACIIAYTSDFIPKLVYLYEYSPDGKLTGYMNNSLSVFNVTNFQPGSAPEDPRTDIFGTVIYCRYRDYRVGPGEPREYKYSMQYWHIFAAKLAFVLVFEHFVFILKALIDYFVPDMPGNVKAQILREKYLTKTALHDAEALKAKLLRKRMSSSPAAAQIETNM; this comes from the exons GTTTTGAAGGTATCGCCCAGCCTGCAGCAAGGCCCCCACCCCCAGGACTGTACCCCCAGCTCGATGTGCCTGCTAGTAATGGACTTACTCAAG gagAAGTTGGTGTTACGTTAGCCAACAGTGACAGTGTTCAGGAAGGCACCATGGAAGAGGAGAAGAAACCCTTACCAGAAG ATACTGAAGAGAGGTATCCACCTGCCAGTGACCTTAACGACGTCAAGGTCGACACGAATGACGAG ATGGGTGAACGAGCACCGTTAGCTGGTGACATGCATGGCATAGACGTTGAGGAGGCCAAG GGCTATCATACCATGGAGGAATACAGTAGCCAAGAAAGACGAGGACTG aaagtGGCCAAGGAgactatgttctttgatgatgGGAAGAGGAGAATCGATTATGTCTTGGCCTACAGagaagatgacgacgatgacaagtTTGTCAAGAAACAAGAGAGAAGGGCGATCTACGAAGAGGGCCTTGTTGAATTAGGCCTGGAGTTGGAGAAGGAGGACAAGAAG GACTCTCAGGATGGGAAGACCTACTACATCAAACTTCATTGCCCATGGGAAGTCTTGACCCGATATGCTGAGTTGATGAGCATGAAGATGCCTATGAAG GAGAATGACATTGAAGAAGAAGGCAGAGGCTGCTGTGGCAAAAGGTTGCCAACTTGCTTTGAGATTTCGGAAGATATCATCAAGCCTGACCCGGACTACTACACCACGCCATTCAACCGGCAGCGATTGGATAT GTTCATCATCAAAGATCAGGAGAACTTCTTCAACAATTCACAGAGGAGTAGGATTGCTCACGAGTGCCTGAATACCACCAGATTCGATGATGAGAGGTCAGCTATCG GCTTGAGGAAGTTGATCAATTCTGGTACATACGATGCTGTTTACCCGCTACATGAG CCGTGGATTAAACCTCAAGTATCTGACCCAAATGCGGAGAAT GGGTCTTTCAAAAGTGACCACTCTCTTCTTACTGCTGGTGCTGAAAATGATCGACAT CTTTTGTATGAAATGTGGGCACGACCCAAAAACTGGTACAAGTTCCAACCATTGGATCTCATCAG GAAATATTATGGTGAAAAGATCGGCATCTACTTCACATGGCTAGGATTTTATACAACCGCACTTATTCCACCGTCACTAGTAGGCCTCATCTGCTTTATCTACGGCTGTGCTACTGTGTTTGGAAATACACCGAG TAATGATATTTGTGATGAGAGTGGTATCGGCAACTTGACCATGTGCCCAATGTGTGATCTTCGTTGCCCCTACTGGCGCTTGAAGGAGAGTTGCGCATACTCACGATTGACTTACCTGTTTGATAATGGTGCCACTGTCTTCTTTGCCATTTTCATGGCACTCTGGG CCACCTTGTTCCTTGAATTCTGGAAGAGGCGCGAAAAGGAAATTCAATACGATTGGGATGTTGCCGactttgaagaagaagaggagacaATCAGGCCCGAGTATGAGGCGACAGTTACCCATAAGAGGGTCAACCCAGTCACACAGAACCTTGAGCCTTACATGCCTGTCTACTCTCGGGCTCCACGTATTGGTGGTACCATGCTGGCGATTCTCTTCATG ATCTGTCTTGTGCTTGCTGCAGTGTTTGCTGTGATCATCTATCGTGTGATCATTGTGGCTGTTCTGTACGCCCAAGGTGACACCCTCATCAAGAAGTATGCCAAGCTGTTGACGACTGCCACTGCCGCCTTGCTCTCTCTCATCACCATTATGCTCCTCAATAAGATCTATGAAAAGATTGCTATTTTCCTGACAAACTTTG AACAACCGAGGACTGAGACAGAGTTTGAAGACAAGTTCACTAGCAAGATGTTCTTGTTCCAATTTGTCAACTACTACTCAACCATCTTCTACATCGCATTCTTCAAAGGAAG GTTGAATGACTACCCAGGAAGCACTACATTTTATGTTGCTGGTTCCTATCGTCAAGAGGAG TGTGACCCTGCGGGCTGCTTGATCGAGCTCTGCATCCAGCTGGGTATCACCATGATTGGTAAACAGGCCTTCAACAACATCAAGGAATTGGTTATTCC TGTTGTCATGAATTACATCCGTGCGCGCAAGGCAAAGAAGGCTGAAAAGGATGAGAAGAATGTCTACACAAGGTGGGAACAGGACTTTGACCTTGGTGCTCAGCCTGACCTTGGATTGTTTGAGGAGTACCTTGAGATGG TTGTGCAATTTGGTTTCATCACCATCTTCGTGGCTGCTTTTCCACTGGCACCATTGTTTGCTCTCATCAACAATGTCATTGAGATTCGTCTGGACGCTTATAAGTTTGTCACACAGTGGAGGAGACCGGTCGCAGCTCGTTCACAGGATATTG GAGTCTGGATGATAATTCTTAAAAGCATCTCGTACTTCTCTGTCTTAACAAAT GCCTGCATCATTGCCTACACCTCGGACTTCATCCCAAAGCTGGTCTACCTGTACGAGTACAGCCCCGATGGAAAGCTCACTGGCTACATGAACAATTCACTCTCCGTCTTTAATGTGACAAACTTCCAGCCTGGGAGTGCGCCGGAAGATCCACGAACAGATATTTTTGGAACTGTAATATACTGCAG GTACCGTGACTACCGAGTGGGACCTGGTGAGCCACGAGAGTACAAGTATTCGATGCAGTACTGGCACATCTTTGCTGCCAAATTGGCATTTGTTCTTGTCTTTGAG CACTTTGTGTTCATCCTGAAAGCCCTCATCGACTACTTCGTACCCGACATGCCAGGCAATGTCAAGGCCCAGATCCTACGTGAGAAGTACCTGACCAAGACTGCTCTCCACGATGCGGAGGCATTGAAAGCCAAGCTACTACGCAAGAGGATGTCGTCTTCTCCGGCTGCTGCCCAGATAGAGACGAACATGTAG
- the LOC135488115 gene encoding anoctamin-4-like isoform X3, with the protein MDPNQDQARPIGFELMNVAGGEGETQPPPVGFEGIAQPAARPPPPGLYPQLDVPASNGLTQGEVGVTLANSDSVQEGTMEEEKKPLPEDTEERYPPASDLNDVKVDTNDEMGERAPLAGDMHGIDVEEAKGYHTMEEYSSQERRGLKVAKETMFFDDGKRRIDYVLAYREDDDDDKFVKKQERRAIYEEGLVELGLELEKEDKKDGKTYYIKLHCPWEVLTRYAELMSMKMPMKIEGQSLVGDRKENDIEEEGRGCCGKRLPTCFEISEDIIKPDPDYYTTPFNRQRLDMFIIKDQENFFNNSQRSRIAHECLNTTRFDDERSAIGLRKLINSGTYDAVYPLHEPWIKPQVSDPNAENGSFKSDHSLLTAGAENDRHLLYEMWARPKNWYKFQPLDLIRKYYGEKIGIYFTWLGFYTTALIPPSLVGLICFIYGCATVFGNTPSNDICDESGIGNLTMCPMCDLRCPYWRLKESCAYSRLTYLFDNGATVFFAIFMALWATLFLEFWKRREKEIQYDWDVADFEEEEETIRPEYEATVTHKRVNPVTQNLEPYMPVYSRAPRIGGTMLAILFMICLVLAAVFAVIIYRVIIVAVLYAQGDTLIKKYAKLLTTATAALLSLITIMLLNKIYEKIAIFLTNFEQPRTETEFEDKFTSKMFLFQFVNYYSTIFYIAFFKGRLNDYPGSTTFYVAGSYRQEECDPAGCLIELCIQLGITMIGKQAFNNIKELVIPVVMNYIRARKAKKAEKDEKNVYTRWEQDFDLGAQPDLGLFEEYLEMVVQFGFITIFVAAFPLAPLFALINNVIEIRLDAYKFVTQWRRPVAARSQDIGVWMIILKSISYFSVLTNACIIAYTSDFIPKLVYLYEYSPDGKLTGYMNNSLSVFNVTNFQPGSAPEDPRTDIFGTVIYCRYRDYRVGPGEPREYKYSMQYWHIFAAKLAFVLVFEHFVFILKALIDYFVPDMPGNVKAQILREKYLTKTALHDAEALKAKLLRKRMSSSPAAAQIETNM; encoded by the exons GTTTTGAAGGTATCGCCCAGCCTGCAGCAAGGCCCCCACCCCCAGGACTGTACCCCCAGCTCGATGTGCCTGCTAGTAATGGACTTACTCAAG gagAAGTTGGTGTTACGTTAGCCAACAGTGACAGTGTTCAGGAAGGCACCATGGAAGAGGAGAAGAAACCCTTACCAGAAG ATACTGAAGAGAGGTATCCACCTGCCAGTGACCTTAACGACGTCAAGGTCGACACGAATGACGAG ATGGGTGAACGAGCACCGTTAGCTGGTGACATGCATGGCATAGACGTTGAGGAGGCCAAG GGCTATCATACCATGGAGGAATACAGTAGCCAAGAAAGACGAGGACTG aaagtGGCCAAGGAgactatgttctttgatgatgGGAAGAGGAGAATCGATTATGTCTTGGCCTACAGagaagatgacgacgatgacaagtTTGTCAAGAAACAAGAGAGAAGGGCGATCTACGAAGAGGGCCTTGTTGAATTAGGCCTGGAGTTGGAGAAGGAGGACAAGAAG GATGGGAAGACCTACTACATCAAACTTCATTGCCCATGGGAAGTCTTGACCCGATATGCTGAGTTGATGAGCATGAAGATGCCTATGAAG ATCGAAGGCCAAAGTCTG GTTGGCGATCGTAAG GAGAATGACATTGAAGAAGAAGGCAGAGGCTGCTGTGGCAAAAGGTTGCCAACTTGCTTTGAGATTTCGGAAGATATCATCAAGCCTGACCCGGACTACTACACCACGCCATTCAACCGGCAGCGATTGGATAT GTTCATCATCAAAGATCAGGAGAACTTCTTCAACAATTCACAGAGGAGTAGGATTGCTCACGAGTGCCTGAATACCACCAGATTCGATGATGAGAGGTCAGCTATCG GCTTGAGGAAGTTGATCAATTCTGGTACATACGATGCTGTTTACCCGCTACATGAG CCGTGGATTAAACCTCAAGTATCTGACCCAAATGCGGAGAAT GGGTCTTTCAAAAGTGACCACTCTCTTCTTACTGCTGGTGCTGAAAATGATCGACAT CTTTTGTATGAAATGTGGGCACGACCCAAAAACTGGTACAAGTTCCAACCATTGGATCTCATCAG GAAATATTATGGTGAAAAGATCGGCATCTACTTCACATGGCTAGGATTTTATACAACCGCACTTATTCCACCGTCACTAGTAGGCCTCATCTGCTTTATCTACGGCTGTGCTACTGTGTTTGGAAATACACCGAG TAATGATATTTGTGATGAGAGTGGTATCGGCAACTTGACCATGTGCCCAATGTGTGATCTTCGTTGCCCCTACTGGCGCTTGAAGGAGAGTTGCGCATACTCACGATTGACTTACCTGTTTGATAATGGTGCCACTGTCTTCTTTGCCATTTTCATGGCACTCTGGG CCACCTTGTTCCTTGAATTCTGGAAGAGGCGCGAAAAGGAAATTCAATACGATTGGGATGTTGCCGactttgaagaagaagaggagacaATCAGGCCCGAGTATGAGGCGACAGTTACCCATAAGAGGGTCAACCCAGTCACACAGAACCTTGAGCCTTACATGCCTGTCTACTCTCGGGCTCCACGTATTGGTGGTACCATGCTGGCGATTCTCTTCATG ATCTGTCTTGTGCTTGCTGCAGTGTTTGCTGTGATCATCTATCGTGTGATCATTGTGGCTGTTCTGTACGCCCAAGGTGACACCCTCATCAAGAAGTATGCCAAGCTGTTGACGACTGCCACTGCCGCCTTGCTCTCTCTCATCACCATTATGCTCCTCAATAAGATCTATGAAAAGATTGCTATTTTCCTGACAAACTTTG AACAACCGAGGACTGAGACAGAGTTTGAAGACAAGTTCACTAGCAAGATGTTCTTGTTCCAATTTGTCAACTACTACTCAACCATCTTCTACATCGCATTCTTCAAAGGAAG GTTGAATGACTACCCAGGAAGCACTACATTTTATGTTGCTGGTTCCTATCGTCAAGAGGAG TGTGACCCTGCGGGCTGCTTGATCGAGCTCTGCATCCAGCTGGGTATCACCATGATTGGTAAACAGGCCTTCAACAACATCAAGGAATTGGTTATTCC TGTTGTCATGAATTACATCCGTGCGCGCAAGGCAAAGAAGGCTGAAAAGGATGAGAAGAATGTCTACACAAGGTGGGAACAGGACTTTGACCTTGGTGCTCAGCCTGACCTTGGATTGTTTGAGGAGTACCTTGAGATGG TTGTGCAATTTGGTTTCATCACCATCTTCGTGGCTGCTTTTCCACTGGCACCATTGTTTGCTCTCATCAACAATGTCATTGAGATTCGTCTGGACGCTTATAAGTTTGTCACACAGTGGAGGAGACCGGTCGCAGCTCGTTCACAGGATATTG GAGTCTGGATGATAATTCTTAAAAGCATCTCGTACTTCTCTGTCTTAACAAAT GCCTGCATCATTGCCTACACCTCGGACTTCATCCCAAAGCTGGTCTACCTGTACGAGTACAGCCCCGATGGAAAGCTCACTGGCTACATGAACAATTCACTCTCCGTCTTTAATGTGACAAACTTCCAGCCTGGGAGTGCGCCGGAAGATCCACGAACAGATATTTTTGGAACTGTAATATACTGCAG GTACCGTGACTACCGAGTGGGACCTGGTGAGCCACGAGAGTACAAGTATTCGATGCAGTACTGGCACATCTTTGCTGCCAAATTGGCATTTGTTCTTGTCTTTGAG CACTTTGTGTTCATCCTGAAAGCCCTCATCGACTACTTCGTACCCGACATGCCAGGCAATGTCAAGGCCCAGATCCTACGTGAGAAGTACCTGACCAAGACTGCTCTCCACGATGCGGAGGCATTGAAAGCCAAGCTACTACGCAAGAGGATGTCGTCTTCTCCGGCTGCTGCCCAGATAGAGACGAACATGTAG